The Syntrophorhabdaceae bacterium DNA window GGCGCTTAAAGCAGATCTCGAAATCATCAGGAAAGACTATGAGGCCATCCGGTCCAAATGGCATGAAATCACCATCAGTATTGAAAGACAGAAGAGCGCGTTGAAATCGCTTGACGAGGACAAAGAACGAAAACTCTCGGCCATAAGAAGCCTCGCCGGCGAGATAGAGACGGGGCGGGGTAAGCTTAAGCAGGCTCAGGCCGAAATAAGTCGCCGTTCGGACAAGATTCAGGCGCTGGAGAAGGATTACGACGATCTGAAAATAGAGAACGAAAAACATCTCGCCCGATTTGAAGAGCTGAAGAAAATGCTCGGCAATCTTCACATGGAAAAGCAGGCCCTGCAGGATGCCATTGACGTTTTGGGAAAAGAGACGGAAAAAATCAGGGTGAGACGCGAAAACACCGATAAGGACATGGCCGTCCTTGCCGAAAAGCAAGAGACCATCCTGGAAAGGCTCAAGACAACATATAATATCGAAAATCCCTCAGATGTAACGGTTGAGTTGAGACCTAACATCGAAGAGGAGAGGGAAGCCGTGGTCGCCGAAATCGCTGACATGGGAGAAATCAATTTTCGGGCAGAAAAAGAATATCTTGAGCTGAAGGAGCGTCTGCTTTTTCTGGAAAAACAGAAAGAAGATCTGCAGAACGCCATGGAGTCCCTGAAGAAGACGATTACCAAGATCGATCATCTCACCAAAGAGCTGTTTACTGAAACGTTCGACAAAGTGAATGACGCGTTTAAGCGGTTCACCGATCTTCTCTTCAAGGGCGGCAAGGGTCATCTGCTCGTCAATCAGGAAAACGGGGGTATTGAGATGTTTGCCCAGCCTCCGGGGAAGAAGGTTCTCAGAATGGAGCTCCTCTCCGGCGGCGAAAAGGCCCTCATATCACTCGCCTTTCTCCTTGCTTTAATGGACACCAAGCCTACTCCTTTTGCGCTCATGGATGAAATAGACGCGCCCCTCGACGATGCGAATCTCATGGGCCTTCTCGAGATCATCAAGGGCATGGGACTGAAAACCCAGGTCATCTTCATCACCCACAACAGGATTACCATGGAGTGCTCAGATACGATTTACGGCATCACCATGGAAGAAGTGGGCGTCTCCAAGACGGTCTCCGTAAAGCTGTAACGGGCTTCTATCCTTCCGTCCAACATGCGTCCACCATGGGACGCCATCGACGCTCGGCGCCAAACATATGGACTTTTGAGCAATTATCCTATATATTTATGGCATCGGGGCGTAGCGCAGCATGGTTTAGCGCACTTGCTTGGGGTGCAAGAGGTCGCAGGTTCAAATCCCGTCGCCCCGATATTTTTATATATAGGGCCGTCATCCGCACCCTGGCCGGGAGATCTCATACCCGCGAGTGTGTGCCCGGCTGTCCCCTAGGCCCCTCCGCGGGGTTCAGGCTTTTGCCCGTCACAGGGCTGCTGAGCGCGGTGACGGTGGATGAGATAATCTCCCCCGTGGTGTCCCGAGGAGAAAAATTCTGTTTGATTGAGTGACCCGTGTTAATCCTTCTGACCAATGATGACGGTATCCATTCTGAAGGTCTTACAGTGCTCAGGCAGGACCTCATCAAAACGCACGATGTCTGTGTGGTCGCGCCGGAGAGGGAGAGGACATGCATCGGACACGCCATTACCCTGCACAAACCCTTAAGAATCAGAGAGCTCAAGGAAGGGATCTACGCGACAAACGGGGCCCCTGCCGACTGCGTTTACCTCGCCATTAAAGCGATTCTCAAGAGGAAACCGGACATGATTATTTCCGGCATCAACAAAGGCCCGAATATGGGCCAGGACGTTCATTATTCGGGGACCGTGGCCGCAGCTAAGGAGGGAGCCTTCCTGGGCATAACGTCAATGGCCGTATCCATATGCGCCCGCGAAGATTTTCTCTTCAAAGACTCTGCCCTTGCCGTCCATGAGATTATCGACATCGTTAAGGGTAAAACGCTCTTCACGCACAGCTTCTTGAATGCGAACATCCCTAATATTCCATATAAAGAGACAAAAGGTTTTATGGTGACAAGGCTCGGGAAAAGAATATATAATGATGAGGTTCTTGAGAGAGTAGACCCCAGGGGCGGGAAATACTACTGGATAGGCGGCACATCCGATGCCTACGAAGAGATTCGCGGCACCGATTTTTATGCAGTAGCAAAAGGTTATGTCTCCATAACCCCCCTTGGCCTGGACATGACGCATATAGATTCAATAAAAGACTATAAAACATATTTCAGGAGGAGTTCATGAAAACCACATTGTCTATTATCAAAGCCGACATAGGAAGCCTGGGCGGTCACCTCAAGCCAAGCGCGCGCCTCATCAAGGGCGTCCAAGATTTTCTCTCGAAGAACAACAAAGGCCTGTTCATCGACCATTTCGTGTGCCATACGGGAGACGATATAGCAATCCTCTTTTCTCACACGCAGGGTGTGGGCAGTGACAAGATCCATAAGTTCGCCTGGGACGCCTTCGTGGCAGGTACAGAGATAGCCAAAGAACAGGGCCTGTACGGCGCGGGGCAGGACCTTCTCAAGGACTCATTTTCCGGAAACGTAAAGGGCATGGGACCCGCCGTGGCAGAGATGGAGTTTGAGGAACGGCCTAATGAGCCATTCGTCTTCTTTGCCGCCGATAAGACCGATCCCGGCGCATACAACCTTCCCCTGTACCTTATGTTTGCAGATCCCATGTACAATTCAGGCCTGATGCTTTCTCCCAATATGGCAAAAGGCTTCAAATTTGTGATCATGGACGTGGCCCACACCGAAGGCGACAAGGTCATAGAGTTGAACACACCGGAAGAACTCTATGACATCGCAGCGCTGCTCAGGGATAATGAACGTTATGTGGTCGAGTCCGTATATTCGCGAGAAACAGGGGAGATCGGCGCCGTTGCATGCACCTCTCGCCTTCACAATATAGCGGGCAAATATACCGGCAAAGACGACCCTGTTATGCTTGTGAGGGTCCAGGGGCCCTTCCCGGCTACCGGGGAAGTGCTGGCGCCCTTCAATATCGGACACTACGTTGCGGGTTTTATGAGAGGCAGCCACAACGGCCCGCTCATGCCCGTGAAGATGAACTCCAGCGTCTCCTATTTTGACGGGCCGCCTGTGGTGAGCGCCCTCGGATTCTGCGTACACAACGGTAAGTTAACCGAACCTGCAGATGCCTTTGATCACCCGTACTGGGACTATATCAGGGCAAAAGTATCACGCAAGGCGACCGAGTTAAGGGAACAGGGCTTCTCGGGCCCAGCCATGCTACCTTATTCCGAGCTCGAATACGGCGGAATCGTAAAGAAGATGCAGAAGCTCGAGCCCAAGTTTAAGGTGAGAAATTAAAAAGGCTGTGGACGGTGAGGTGTGCCTCCCGGATAAAGGGCGTTGAATAGATTCGCCGGCCTTCTCTCTGTACGTATTATGAAATTCGCCATTGAAAACTTCGGCTGTCAGATGAACGAGCATGATATGGAAAGGATGAACGCTCTTCTGACGGAGAAGGGCTTCACGTACGTGAACGACGCGAGCCAGGCAGACGTGGTGATTGTCAACACGTGCTGTGTTCGAGAAAAAGCAGAGCAGAAATTCTATAGCCGTATGGGCCGTTTAAGGACCCTCAAGCGCAAAAGGGGCACTATCCTGGGCGTTACAGGATGCATCGCCCAGCTCGAAAAGCAGGAAATTCGTAACAGGCTTCCCTTCGTCGATTTCGCACTGGGCCCTTCGAATATCCACAAGATCTGTGAGGCCGTCCAAGATGCCGCGCACAAAACTCCTTTCTTTGAATTCTCCGAGAACGCAAGCGACAGCTGGCCCATGGCTACACCAGGTAACACCAAGGGGTCCGCAAAAGCGTATGTGACGATTATGAGGGGCTGCAATAACTTTTGCAGCTACTGCGTGGTACCGTACGTGCGGGGCAGGGAGAAGAGCAGGAAAAGCGACGACATCCTCGCTGAGATCGAGGGGCTCATAGCCTCCGGTGTAAAGGAGGTAACCCTGCTCGGACAAAATGTGAACTCATACAACAAGAACCGGGACGACGTCTCTTTTCCCGAGCTTCTTCACAGGATTAACGCGATACCAGACGTCGAGAGGATACGCTTTGTTACCTCCCATCCCAAGGACCTCTCATCGGAACTCATCGAATGTTTCGGCGCGCTTGATAAACTCTGCGAGTCAATCCACCTGCCTTTCCAGTCAGGTTCCAACAAGATCCTGAAACTCATGAACAGAGGCTACATGAGGGATGACTATATTGAAAAAGTGCTTATGCTTAAAGCGAGGTCTCACGACATGGCTGTAACAGCCGATTGCATTATCGGATTTCCCGGCGAGGAGGAAAAAGATTTCCTCGACACCATGGATCTTATCAATGAGGTGCGGTTCGACGGCGTCTTTTCCTTCGCCTTTTCTCCGAGGAAATTTACCGAGGCGGCGAATCTGCCCCAGCCTGTGCCGAGGGAAGCGGCCCTCGAAAGATTGCGCCATTTCCAAAGTGTGCAGAAATCCATAACCCTGGCGAAGAATAAAGAAATGGAAGGGAGAAAAACCCAGGTCCTCGCGGAGGATGTGAGCAAGAACTCCGAAGAGGAGTTGACCGGAAGGACACGGACGAACAAGATTGTCAATTTCAAAGGAAACAGAGATATGATTAACAAATTGGTGGAGGTTGACATCGTAAAAGGTTATGCTAATTCTCTAAGGGGTGAAAACCCGAAGGCAATAAGGAGGTAGATCATGCTGAAGGAGATGAAGGTTGCCGGCATTACGGTCGATCCTTTCACCAACACCCCTATCGTGCTTTTGAAAGATCTCAACGAGAACGATGTTCTCCCCATCTGGATAGGCCTTCTCGAAGCTTCAAGCATCGCTACGGCACTGGAGAACATCCAGACGCCGAGGCCTATGACCCATGACCTTTTGAAGAATATCCTCGATACGTTGCATGCCAAGGTGGTCAGGATCGAGATCAACGACCTGAAGGACAATACGTACTACGCCCTCCTGTACGTAGAGATGGGCAGGAAGAAACTTGTGATCGATGCAAGGCCAAGCGATGCGATCGCCATTGCGCTTAGGACAGGCGCATCGATTTTTGTGGAGGAAAGCGTAATTCAGCGGTCCGCAAAAGTTGATCTCACACAGAAGGGCGACAAGGTCGTGACCGACGCAACGGAGTGGGAAGATATACTCGAAAACCTGTCACAGGACGACTTCGGAAAGTATAAGATGTAAAGATATGATCGATCTGCATACACACTCTCTTCTGAGCGATGGCGAACTCCTGCCCTTGGAATTGGCAAGAAGGGCGAAGGTAAAGGGATACACCATATTGGGTATCAGCGACCACGTGGATGTTACAACCATAGAACAGGTCGTGGCCTCCATCCTGAAACTTACCGAAAAAGTCGAGTACCATCAAGGTATCAGGGTCATCCCCGGGGTGGAAATAACGCACTGTCCGGTGTACCTGATAGGTGAGATGATCACTCATGCACGCCGCCTCGGTATCCACTACGTGGTGGTACACGGAGAAACCATAGCCGAACCCGTAGAAAAAGGCACAAACAGGACGGCCATCGAGGCGAGCGCAGATATACTTGCCCATCCGGGACTCATCACCGAAGAAGATGTGGCGCTGGCACAAAAGCAGGGCGTGCTTTTAGAGGTGAGTGCCCGCAAGGGACACTCCCTTACAAATGGGCATGTGGTTAACCTTGCAAAGAAGCTCGGC harbors:
- a CDS encoding bifunctional nuclease family protein; protein product: MLKEMKVAGITVDPFTNTPIVLLKDLNENDVLPIWIGLLEASSIATALENIQTPRPMTHDLLKNILDTLHAKVVRIEINDLKDNTYYALLYVEMGRKKLVIDARPSDAIAIALRTGASIFVEESVIQRSAKVDLTQKGDKVVTDATEWEDILENLSQDDFGKYKM
- the miaB gene encoding tRNA (N6-isopentenyl adenosine(37)-C2)-methylthiotransferase MiaB is translated as MKFAIENFGCQMNEHDMERMNALLTEKGFTYVNDASQADVVIVNTCCVREKAEQKFYSRMGRLRTLKRKRGTILGVTGCIAQLEKQEIRNRLPFVDFALGPSNIHKICEAVQDAAHKTPFFEFSENASDSWPMATPGNTKGSAKAYVTIMRGCNNFCSYCVVPYVRGREKSRKSDDILAEIEGLIASGVKEVTLLGQNVNSYNKNRDDVSFPELLHRINAIPDVERIRFVTSHPKDLSSELIECFGALDKLCESIHLPFQSGSNKILKLMNRGYMRDDYIEKVLMLKARSHDMAVTADCIIGFPGEEEKDFLDTMDLINEVRFDGVFSFAFSPRKFTEAANLPQPVPREAALERLRHFQSVQKSITLAKNKEMEGRKTQVLAEDVSKNSEEELTGRTRTNKIVNFKGNRDMINKLVEVDIVKGYANSLRGENPKAIRR
- the surE gene encoding 5'/3'-nucleotidase SurE translates to MLILLTNDDGIHSEGLTVLRQDLIKTHDVCVVAPERERTCIGHAITLHKPLRIRELKEGIYATNGAPADCVYLAIKAILKRKPDMIISGINKGPNMGQDVHYSGTVAAAKEGAFLGITSMAVSICAREDFLFKDSALAVHEIIDIVKGKTLFTHSFLNANIPNIPYKETKGFMVTRLGKRIYNDEVLERVDPRGGKYYWIGGTSDAYEEIRGTDFYAVAKGYVSITPLGLDMTHIDSIKDYKTYFRRSS
- the fbp gene encoding fructose-1,6-bisphosphate aldolase/phosphatase, coding for MKTTLSIIKADIGSLGGHLKPSARLIKGVQDFLSKNNKGLFIDHFVCHTGDDIAILFSHTQGVGSDKIHKFAWDAFVAGTEIAKEQGLYGAGQDLLKDSFSGNVKGMGPAVAEMEFEERPNEPFVFFAADKTDPGAYNLPLYLMFADPMYNSGLMLSPNMAKGFKFVIMDVAHTEGDKVIELNTPEELYDIAALLRDNERYVVESVYSRETGEIGAVACTSRLHNIAGKYTGKDDPVMLVRVQGPFPATGEVLAPFNIGHYVAGFMRGSHNGPLMPVKMNSSVSYFDGPPVVSALGFCVHNGKLTEPADAFDHPYWDYIRAKVSRKATELREQGFSGPAMLPYSELEYGGIVKKMQKLEPKFKVRN
- a CDS encoding histidinol phosphate phosphatase domain-containing protein, which codes for MIDLHTHSLLSDGELLPLELARRAKVKGYTILGISDHVDVTTIEQVVASILKLTEKVEYHQGIRVIPGVEITHCPVYLIGEMITHARRLGIHYVVVHGETIAEPVEKGTNRTAIEASADILAHPGLITEEDVALAQKQGVLLEVSARKGHSLTNGHVVNLAKKLGAKLIFDTDSHSPSDLTDRAAALRIAMGAGLTAADFDEMQENALELTRRIGKKSA